The Deltaproteobacteria bacterium DNA segment GACGACTGGTTGCGGCTGGAGGAGGACACTGCTCCGGTCGCACTGACAGGTCGTCTGCCACGGGTCACGGACGCAAAGTCCGTGGGCCGACTGGTGTGGGCGGCATTGAAAGCCGCGGAGTGCCGCAAGGTGTTGATGTTTGTGCCGTCGCGGCGTGAGTGCGACATGATGGGAAAAGAACTGCGGCAGTTTCTGCACGCGCATCGGGCGATGTGGGTAGAATCGCACCACGGAAGTTTGAGCCGCGAGCATCGGCTGCGAGTCGAGAAGGAATTCCACTCGCAGCGTGATGCTGTTCTGGTGGCGACAAACACGCTGGAAGTTGGAGTGGACATTGGCGACGTGGACGTGGTGGCCTTGGTCGGTGCTCCGCCGGACACGTCGAGCTTGCTTCAGCGCATTGGACGCGGTGGCAGACGCTCGGGGCTTACACGACTATTGCCGTTGACCCGGAATCCGGTGGAAGCCGCAGCATTGGCTAGTCAACTGGTAAACGCGGCAGCGGGTCGGTTGGAAGTGAAGCGCCGATTCCGGCGGTGGGATGTGTTTCCGCAACAAGTCATCAGCTACATCCGTCAGAATCAAGGCCAGGGGCGCAGTCAGCGATCTTTGTCCGAGCTGGCAAGTGACGTGTGGCAGCAGGAGGATACCGCAACGGTCGCAAACGTGCTCCTGGAAGCGTGGCAAACCAACGGTCACTTGGACGAGCTGCGGGGGCGGTTGCATTTGGGCGGGGAATGGCAGCGATTTGAGAGAGAGGAAGATCAGGAAAAATCGTGCCACTCGAACATCCGGTCTAGTCCGGTGGGGTTGGTGGTTCGCAATGAAATGACCGGGGAGATCATCGGCCATGTCACTGCAGGGGGAGAAGGAGAAACAATGACAATTGGCGGACGCCAGCACCGGGTGATCCGGCAGGAGGCCGAAATTGTGGTGACACCGGTGGCGAGTGAAGGGCGCGAAGAAGGTGAGGACACACCAAAATACGCTGGCCGCCGCCGGCGCGTGACCGAGACCTTCGCGGCGCAGGTGCGCGATGGTTGCGGGTTGGACTTGGCCGAAGCACCGCTCGTCAGGACGGGAGCAGCGATGGTGTGGTTCCATTTTGGCGGGGAATATTATGAAACCCTGCTCCGCGAACTTTGGCCCGCTTATTTTGACAAACCGGTGCTGGCCGGAATTGCGATCCGCGTGCG contains these protein-coding regions:
- a CDS encoding DEAD/DEAH box helicase, yielding MCCMPDNSNQAQADRALRRALGDVGLAFFNFPSLSEVQRRAIPSIAEGHNTLVCAATAAGKTEAVIAPLVWTVRRQTTIRGRHIQLLAVAPTRALVADLTSRLEVPLARIGWRCGAQTSDFDGAAAAPELLVTTPESLDSMLVRRFKREDGKISGHALSHVRAVFVDEAHAFDSTARGDQLRFLLQRLRKLRAFARDKGWCDHAALQLCGASATVHEPQELATRLLGTEAKVVVCPGRRPIDVLTEDDDWLRLEEDTAPVALTGRLPRVTDAKSVGRLVWAALKAAECRKVLMFVPSRRECDMMGKELRQFLHAHRAMWVESHHGSLSREHRLRVEKEFHSQRDAVLVATNTLEVGVDIGDVDVVALVGAPPDTSSLLQRIGRGGRRSGLTRLLPLTRNPVEAAALASQLVNAAAGRLEVKRRFRRWDVFPQQVISYIRQNQGQGRSQRSLSELASDVWQQEDTATVANVLLEAWQTNGHLDELRGRLHLGGEWQRFEREEDQEKSCHSNIRSSPVGLVVRNEMTGEIIGHVTAGGEGETMTIGGRQHRVIRQEAEIVVTPVASEGREEGEDTPKYAGRRRRVTETFAAQVRDGCGLDLAEAPLVRTGAAMVWFHFGGEYYETLLRELWPAYFDKPVLAGIAIRVRPCFIFEDIRSNFSEPELARFTGRQGLRLIEDEGLGRFAEDVSDIGVKAMLAELHVGDHFRDWIESRRVERATPIAVRPTLEAILRRFELHP